One genomic region from Ornithinimicrobium flavum encodes:
- the folB gene encoding dihydroneopterin aldolase translates to MTRRGDLVRLTGVRARGFHGVFDHERRDGQDFVVDVEMHVDLTRAGRTDDLAHTVHYGEVAADVVAVVEGEPRDLIESVASQIADRVLARPLVESVTVTVHKPQAPVGVPFGDVEVVVRRDKDLPVVLALGGNLERDGAGPDVTLREAVARLRRTPGLRRLRVSDAFVTAPVGGDLVAGQPDYVNAVAVARTSLSPGRLLARLHDVEAALGRTRTARWGARTLDLDLVQYGDPLEGTDVRSTAEELTLPHPRARERAFVLVPWLDVDPAARLRVGEEVVAVGDLVPALSDQAVRRWEDPR, encoded by the coding sequence ATGACGCGGCGCGGCGACCTCGTGAGACTCACCGGCGTGCGGGCCCGTGGTTTCCACGGTGTCTTCGACCACGAGCGGCGGGACGGCCAGGACTTCGTCGTCGACGTGGAGATGCACGTGGACCTGACCCGGGCCGGGCGCACCGACGACCTGGCGCACACCGTCCACTACGGCGAGGTGGCCGCCGACGTCGTGGCCGTCGTCGAGGGGGAGCCCCGCGACCTCATCGAGAGCGTCGCGAGCCAGATCGCCGACCGGGTCCTCGCCCGGCCCCTCGTGGAGTCGGTCACGGTCACCGTCCACAAGCCGCAGGCGCCGGTCGGGGTGCCCTTCGGGGACGTCGAGGTCGTCGTCCGCAGGGACAAGGACCTCCCCGTCGTCCTGGCACTGGGGGGCAACCTGGAGCGGGACGGCGCGGGCCCCGACGTGACCCTGCGCGAGGCCGTGGCCCGGCTGCGCCGGACGCCGGGGCTGCGACGGCTCAGGGTGTCCGACGCGTTCGTCACCGCCCCGGTCGGTGGCGACCTGGTGGCCGGGCAGCCCGACTACGTCAACGCGGTCGCGGTGGCCCGGACCAGCCTGTCACCCGGTCGTCTCCTCGCGCGTCTGCACGACGTCGAGGCGGCGCTGGGCCGGACCCGGACGGCCCGCTGGGGAGCTAGGACCCTGGACCTCGACCTCGTCCAGTACGGCGACCCCCTCGAGGGGACCGACGTCCGCTCCACGGCCGAGGAGCTGACGCTGCCCCACCCGCGCGCCCGGGAGCGGGCCTTCGTGCTCGTCCCCTGGCTCGACGTCGACCCCGCCGCCCGGCTGCGGGTGGGCGAGGAGGTGGTGGCCGTGGGCGACCTCGTCCCGGCGCTGTCGGACCAGGCCGTGCGCCGGTGGGAGGACCCCCGGTGA
- a CDS encoding class I SAM-dependent methyltransferase gives MNDHPYRAPVDPLPDGTPTSLWPGLRDEEHSRWYAARFREMGRRGEDLEGESRLVDVLAPRGARLLDAGCGPGRHGGHLARLGHRVVGIDVDPVLVAAAREDHPGATWLVGDLTTLDLAAQGEGEPFDGALLAGNVLDFVPEEHRGGAVRRVAAHVRPGGFVLVGCRVGRGFTSADLDAVLPGAGLVLEHRFATWDLQPWRPGSDFSVSVLRVLGRAS, from the coding sequence GTGAACGACCACCCCTACCGTGCACCGGTCGACCCGCTCCCCGACGGCACACCCACCTCCCTGTGGCCGGGGCTGCGGGACGAGGAGCACTCGAGGTGGTACGCCGCCCGCTTCCGGGAGATGGGGCGGCGCGGGGAGGACCTGGAGGGGGAGTCGCGCCTGGTCGACGTCCTGGCGCCGCGCGGGGCCAGGTTGCTTGACGCCGGGTGCGGACCCGGGCGGCACGGCGGTCACCTCGCGCGGCTCGGGCACCGTGTCGTGGGGATCGACGTCGACCCCGTCCTGGTCGCGGCGGCCCGGGAGGACCACCCGGGCGCGACCTGGCTCGTGGGGGACCTGACCACCCTGGACCTCGCGGCCCAGGGGGAGGGCGAGCCGTTCGACGGGGCCCTGCTGGCCGGCAACGTGCTCGACTTCGTGCCCGAGGAGCACCGGGGCGGCGCCGTCCGTCGGGTCGCCGCCCACGTGCGTCCTGGCGGGTTCGTGCTCGTGGGTTGCCGCGTGGGTCGCGGCTTCACCTCTGCCGACCTGGACGCCGTGCTGCCCGGGGCGGGGCTGGTGCTGGAGCACCGGTTCGCCACCTGGGACCTGCAGCCCTGGCGACCGGGGTCCGACTTCTCCGTCAGCGTGCTGAGGGTCCTCGGCCGGGCTTCGTGA
- a CDS encoding NADH-quinone oxidoreductase subunit D, giving the protein MSAGELDVTLGAAGVGGLQTTEMVLNIGPQHPATHGVLRLRITADGERITAAEPVIGYMHRGAEKLFEVRDYRQILVLANRHDWLSAFNNEVGVALTAEHLLGLEVPERATWTRTLLSELGRVLNHLMFLGSYPHELGAITPMFHAFREREELQAVMEEFSGGRMHYMATRIGGLLHDLPQGWLDRVDAAVETVRGRMPDLLGLTLGNEILQSRTRGVGVLPLEQVLAYGVSGPIARASGLDVDLRRDEPYLAYAELFAEGGPGRVVTREAGDCYARLEVLAEQIEVSLDLARACTARLRELPDGPVSTKLPKVLKVPEGSHYLATENPLGFNGYYLVSRGEKAPHRLKLRSASFNNVQVLGRMLPGTVVADMVAILGSMFFVVGDVDR; this is encoded by the coding sequence GTGAGCGCCGGAGAGCTGGACGTCACCCTGGGCGCCGCCGGGGTGGGTGGTCTGCAGACCACCGAGATGGTGCTCAACATCGGGCCGCAGCACCCGGCCACCCACGGGGTCCTGCGCCTGCGGATCACCGCCGACGGTGAGCGGATCACCGCCGCCGAGCCGGTCATCGGCTACATGCACCGGGGTGCGGAGAAGCTCTTCGAGGTCCGCGACTACCGGCAGATCCTGGTGCTGGCGAACCGGCACGACTGGCTGTCGGCCTTCAACAACGAGGTGGGCGTCGCGCTGACCGCCGAGCACCTGCTCGGGCTCGAGGTGCCCGAGCGGGCGACCTGGACGCGCACCCTGCTCAGCGAGCTCGGCCGGGTGCTCAACCACCTCATGTTCCTCGGCTCCTACCCGCACGAGCTCGGCGCGATCACCCCCATGTTCCACGCCTTCCGCGAGCGGGAGGAGCTGCAGGCGGTGATGGAGGAGTTCTCCGGCGGGCGCATGCACTACATGGCGACCCGGATCGGCGGCCTGCTCCACGACCTGCCGCAGGGATGGCTGGACCGGGTCGACGCCGCCGTCGAGACCGTGCGCGGGCGGATGCCGGACCTGCTGGGCCTCACCCTCGGCAACGAGATCCTGCAGTCCCGCACCCGCGGGGTGGGCGTCCTGCCGCTGGAGCAGGTGCTCGCCTACGGCGTGTCCGGCCCAATCGCCCGCGCGAGCGGTCTGGACGTCGACCTGCGGCGCGACGAGCCCTACCTGGCGTATGCCGAGCTCTTCGCCGAGGGCGGGCCCGGCCGGGTCGTGACCCGGGAGGCGGGCGACTGCTACGCCCGGCTGGAGGTCCTGGCCGAGCAGATCGAGGTGAGCCTGGACCTCGCGCGGGCCTGCACGGCGCGGCTGCGCGAGCTGCCCGACGGCCCGGTCAGCACCAAGCTGCCGAAGGTGCTCAAGGTGCCCGAGGGCAGCCACTACCTGGCGACGGAGAACCCGCTGGGGTTCAACGGCTACTACCTGGTCAGCCGGGGGGAGAAGGCGCCCCACCGGCTCAAGCTGCGCTCGGCGTCGTTCAACAACGTGCAGGTGCTCGGCCGGATGCTGCCCGGGACCGTGGTGGCGGACATGGTCGCGATCCTCGGCTCGATGTTCTTCGTCGTCGGGGACGTCGACCGCTGA
- the folE gene encoding GTP cyclohydrolase I FolE, translating to MADAAVAVDGARPLQGVDHDRIAAAVREILLAVGEDPDRDGLLDTPARVARSYAEVFGGLHQDPREVLGTTFDVEHDEMVLVTDIAVYSTCEHHLLPFHGMAHVAYIPGRHHRVAGLSKLARLVDVFARRPQVQERLTTQVADALMDHLDPRGVLVVVEAEHLCMSMRGVRKPGARTTTSAVRGQLRHPATRAEAMSLISRSAG from the coding sequence CTGGCCGACGCCGCCGTGGCGGTGGACGGTGCCCGTCCCCTCCAGGGTGTCGACCACGACCGGATCGCGGCCGCCGTGCGGGAGATCCTCCTCGCCGTCGGTGAGGACCCGGACCGCGACGGCCTGCTCGACACCCCGGCCCGGGTGGCCCGCTCCTACGCCGAGGTCTTCGGAGGGCTCCACCAGGACCCGAGGGAGGTGCTGGGCACGACCTTCGACGTGGAGCACGACGAGATGGTGCTCGTCACCGACATCGCCGTCTACAGCACCTGCGAGCACCACCTGCTGCCCTTCCACGGGATGGCGCACGTGGCCTACATCCCCGGACGGCACCACCGCGTCGCCGGGCTGTCCAAGCTGGCCCGGCTCGTCGACGTCTTCGCCCGCCGGCCCCAGGTGCAGGAGCGGCTGACCACCCAGGTCGCCGACGCCCTCATGGACCACCTGGACCCGCGCGGCGTGCTGGTCGTCGTGGAGGCCGAGCACCTGTGCATGTCGATGCGGGGCGTGCGCAAGCCGGGAGCCCGCACGACCACGTCCGCCGTCCGTGGACAGCTGCGTCACCCGGCCACCCGCGCCGAGGCGATGAGCCTGATCAGCCGATCGGCCGGATGA
- the folP gene encoding dihydropteroate synthase encodes MGIVNVTPDSFSDGGRWLDPTAAVAHGRALAAQGADLLDVGGESTRPGSTRPSEAEELDRVVPVVEALAGDGLLVSVDTMRAAVAAAALRAGAVLVNDVSGGLADEAMPELVASTGAPFVVMHWRGLLTDPSAEPHYDDVVAEVRAELEQRVDALATAGVSRGQIILDPGLGFSKDAGHNWTLLAGMEEILAIGLPVLLGASRKRFLGRLPARPGAPVNPGGTPTPAPERDAATAATSLLAAQAGCWAVRVHDVAATRDALGVEEMRRRHARTHPNPTALHTRGPVGGAGR; translated from the coding sequence ATGGGGATCGTCAACGTCACCCCGGACTCCTTCAGCGACGGGGGTCGCTGGCTGGACCCGACCGCGGCCGTCGCCCACGGACGGGCGCTCGCGGCCCAGGGCGCCGACCTGCTCGACGTCGGCGGCGAGTCCACGCGCCCGGGCAGCACCCGCCCCTCGGAGGCCGAGGAGCTCGACCGCGTCGTGCCCGTCGTCGAGGCGCTGGCCGGGGACGGCCTGCTGGTCTCGGTCGACACGATGCGCGCCGCGGTCGCGGCTGCCGCGCTCCGGGCCGGGGCGGTGCTGGTCAACGACGTCTCCGGCGGGCTGGCCGACGAGGCCATGCCGGAGCTCGTCGCGAGCACGGGTGCGCCGTTCGTCGTGATGCACTGGCGGGGTCTGCTCACCGACCCCTCCGCCGAGCCGCACTACGACGACGTCGTCGCCGAGGTCCGCGCCGAGCTGGAGCAGAGGGTGGACGCCCTGGCCACGGCCGGGGTGTCGCGCGGGCAGATCATCCTCGACCCCGGGCTGGGCTTCTCCAAGGACGCCGGGCACAACTGGACCCTGCTGGCGGGGATGGAGGAGATCCTGGCGATCGGCCTCCCCGTCCTGCTCGGTGCCTCCCGCAAGCGCTTCCTCGGCCGGCTCCCGGCCCGGCCCGGGGCCCCCGTGAATCCCGGCGGGACACCGACACCGGCACCGGAGCGGGACGCCGCGACGGCCGCGACCAGCCTCCTCGCGGCCCAGGCGGGGTGCTGGGCGGTCCGCGTGCACGACGTCGCCGCGACGCGCGACGCGCTGGGCGTGGAGGAGATGCGGCGGCGTCACGCCCGCACGCACCCGAATCCGACCGCGCTCCATACGCGAGGACCCGTCGGGGGTGCGGGGCGATGA
- a CDS encoding DUF3180 family protein, whose translation MNPAEGVRPSAGLVVAVLAGMASWLLLQVARSLGANYPVISWIGVVPLVAVTLLVLGMCWQIRRYARGKGTARPTPQRGRGTLVGAQAAALGGAALVGWYTANALVHLPHADVPSERLQLGWGLLHAALALALSVSGYVGQAWCRVPPGEDDDDGDGAAERGLAYG comes from the coding sequence GTGAACCCGGCGGAGGGGGTCCGTCCCTCGGCCGGGCTGGTCGTCGCCGTGCTGGCCGGGATGGCCAGCTGGCTGCTGCTCCAGGTGGCGAGGTCCCTGGGCGCCAACTACCCGGTGATCTCCTGGATCGGGGTGGTCCCCCTGGTCGCCGTCACGCTCCTCGTCCTGGGGATGTGCTGGCAGATCCGCCGCTACGCCCGGGGCAAGGGCACCGCGCGACCCACTCCGCAGCGCGGGAGGGGGACGCTGGTGGGGGCCCAGGCGGCCGCGCTCGGCGGTGCCGCGCTGGTGGGGTGGTACACCGCCAACGCCCTGGTCCACCTGCCGCACGCCGACGTGCCCAGCGAACGGCTGCAGCTGGGGTGGGGTTTGCTGCACGCCGCCCTGGCCCTGGCGCTGTCGGTCTCGGGCTACGTCGGTCAGGCGTGGTGCCGCGTCCCGCCCGGGGAGGACGACGACGACGGTGACGGGGCGGCCGAGCGCGGGCTGGCCTACGGCTGA
- the ftsH gene encoding ATP-dependent zinc metalloprotease FtsH, which yields MSTAKPTRPQRRKPSPWMWIFLFLALGILWYTLLSQSPFTRIDTADAMQLIRDGKVASAEITPDRMDLTLTEPYSDEENRVRETDQVMAYYVEARGDQVIELVEEYVPAGEWTDDPAQPNFFVSILASFLPLLLILGLFLWLMMRMQGGGRGVMQFGKSKAKLATKDMPKVTFADVAGADEAVEELEEIKEFLSEPRKFLEVGAKIPKGVLLYGPPGTGKTLLARAVAGEAGVPFYSISGSDFVEMFVGVGASRVRDLFEQAKENAPAIIFVDEIDAVGRHRGAGMGGGHDEREQTLNQLLVEMDGFDVKTNVILIAATNRPDILDPALLRPGRFDRQIAVEAPDMLGRLHILQVHGKGKPLADVDLMAIARRTPGFSGADLANVLNEAALLAARKNEKVIHDPDLDEAIDRVMAGPQKRTRVMSAMEKKITAYHEGGHALVAAAMNHTDPVSKVTILPRGRALGYTMVLPADDKYSTTRNELLDQLAYALGGRVAEELVFHDPTTARRDDIEKATGLARKMVTQFGMSERIGAVKLGSAGGEVFLGRDMGHERDYSENLAGVVDEEVRRLIEAAHDEAWHALNDNRDILDALVLELLEKETLNAAAIAEIFTDVRKRPVRPVWLSSDGRTVHQEGPVLTEAEKRAMANGHNPLEDALREKPPAKVIEVPEGGRVDPGP from the coding sequence ATGAGCACCGCCAAGCCGACGCGGCCGCAGCGCCGCAAGCCCAGCCCGTGGATGTGGATCTTCCTCTTCCTCGCGCTCGGGATCCTCTGGTACACCCTGCTGTCGCAGAGCCCCTTCACCCGGATCGACACCGCCGACGCGATGCAGCTGATCCGGGACGGCAAGGTCGCCTCGGCCGAGATCACCCCGGACCGGATGGACCTCACCCTCACCGAGCCCTACTCCGACGAGGAGAACCGGGTCCGCGAGACCGACCAGGTCATGGCCTACTACGTCGAGGCCCGCGGTGACCAGGTCATCGAGCTGGTCGAGGAGTACGTCCCGGCGGGGGAGTGGACCGACGACCCCGCCCAGCCCAACTTCTTCGTCTCCATCCTGGCCAGCTTCCTGCCGCTGCTGCTCATCCTGGGCCTGTTCCTGTGGCTGATGATGCGGATGCAGGGCGGCGGGCGCGGCGTCATGCAGTTCGGCAAGTCCAAGGCCAAGCTCGCCACCAAGGACATGCCGAAGGTCACCTTCGCCGACGTCGCCGGGGCCGACGAGGCGGTCGAGGAGCTGGAGGAGATCAAGGAGTTCCTCTCCGAGCCCCGCAAGTTCCTCGAGGTGGGGGCCAAGATCCCCAAGGGCGTCCTGCTCTACGGGCCACCCGGGACGGGCAAGACGCTGCTGGCGCGGGCCGTGGCCGGCGAGGCCGGCGTCCCGTTCTACTCCATCTCCGGCTCCGACTTCGTGGAGATGTTCGTGGGCGTCGGCGCCTCGCGCGTGCGTGACCTCTTCGAGCAGGCCAAGGAGAACGCCCCGGCGATCATCTTCGTCGACGAGATCGACGCCGTCGGTCGCCACCGCGGCGCCGGCATGGGTGGGGGCCACGATGAGCGGGAGCAGACCCTCAACCAGCTGCTGGTGGAGATGGACGGCTTCGACGTCAAGACCAACGTCATCCTCATCGCCGCCACCAACCGGCCCGACATCCTCGACCCGGCGCTGCTGCGCCCAGGCCGCTTCGACCGGCAGATCGCGGTCGAGGCCCCCGACATGCTGGGGCGCCTGCACATCCTGCAGGTGCACGGCAAGGGCAAGCCCCTGGCCGACGTGGACCTCATGGCGATCGCGCGGCGCACCCCCGGCTTCTCCGGGGCCGACCTGGCCAACGTCCTCAACGAGGCGGCGCTGCTCGCGGCCCGCAAGAACGAGAAGGTCATCCACGACCCCGACCTCGACGAGGCGATCGACCGGGTGATGGCCGGCCCGCAGAAGCGCACGCGGGTCATGAGCGCCATGGAGAAGAAGATCACGGCCTACCACGAGGGCGGGCACGCCCTCGTCGCCGCGGCGATGAACCACACCGACCCGGTGAGCAAGGTGACGATCCTGCCGCGCGGCCGGGCCCTGGGCTACACGATGGTCCTGCCCGCCGACGACAAGTACTCCACCACCCGCAACGAGCTGCTGGACCAGCTGGCCTACGCCCTCGGCGGACGCGTCGCGGAGGAGCTCGTCTTCCACGACCCGACGACCGCGCGGCGCGACGACATCGAGAAGGCCACCGGGCTCGCCCGCAAGATGGTCACCCAGTTCGGGATGAGCGAGCGCATCGGTGCCGTCAAGCTGGGCTCCGCCGGGGGTGAGGTCTTCCTCGGCCGCGACATGGGCCACGAGCGGGACTACTCCGAGAACCTCGCCGGGGTGGTGGACGAGGAGGTGCGCCGCCTCATCGAGGCAGCGCACGACGAGGCGTGGCACGCCCTCAACGACAACCGCGACATCCTGGACGCGCTGGTGCTGGAGCTGCTGGAGAAGGAGACGCTCAACGCCGCGGCGATCGCGGAGATCTTCACCGACGTCCGCAAGCGTCCGGTGCGCCCGGTCTGGCTCTCCTCCGACGGACGGACCGTCCACCAGGAGGGCCCGGTCCTCACCGAGGCGGAGAAGCGGGCGATGGCCAACGGTCACAACCCGCTGGAGGACGCCCTGCGGGAGAAGCCTCCGGCCAAGGTGATCGAGGTGCCCGAGGGCGGACGTGTCGACCCCGGGCCCTGA